The Alkalihalobacillus sp. LMS6 genomic interval GGTGCGTTTGAACAATATATTCGTTCGACTTCGTTTTAATAGGAGAAGGGACTGGTTGATTTTTATGAATCAGATCTTGAAGCAGCTGTATTTCCAATTGTGCACGCTCTTTATCAGATTTCTTTTTTAAAATAAATTGTTTTTCATCATTGGTATAAATTCTGTCCACACGGTTCGTTAACTTATCCGTGTAGCGAATGGACAACTGAAAGGCTTGATCAATCGTGCGCATTAAAAAATCCCTCACTTCTTATAGTCCGATACCTATTAAGAAAATAGTGACTATTCTATCACTATAGTTTTATTGCAGTTAAGAAGCAATAGCTAAAAAGGCGCATTTCATCGCAAAAATTGCTGTAATGAGTAGTTATTTCTGATTATTTTGAAATATTTTGCAGGATTATTCCCTTTTATCGGGAATGTCAAAGGGGTAAAAGGAGGAATAAACATGTATAAAAAACGGATTTCTGTATGTTTAATCATTATAACGTTATTATTTTTTGGTAGTTTCGATCAAGCTAAGGCTGAACAAGCTGAAAAGAAGATTGTCGGCTATTACCCATCATGGGTTGCGGAAGAAAGAGGCTACGAAGTAACGGATATTCCAGCCGAAAACATGACACATATTATGTATGCGTTTGCGAATGTTTGTTGGAATGGTGTGCATGGAAATCTAGACCCGTCAGGGCCTAATCCACAGGAATGGGCATGTGAAGATGAGAACGGAGCGATTGATGTACCAAACGGGACGATTGTGTTAGGGGACCCCGAACAAGATGTGCACAAGATGTATCCTGGCGATCATGAAGATGAAACGATTAAAGGAAACGTGAAGCAGCTTCAGAAACTAAAAGAAGAACACCCTCATCTAAAAACAGTAATATCGGTTGGTGGCTATACATGGTCCAATCGCTTATCGCTTGTTGCCGCTACAGAAGAAACACGAGAAACTTTTGCACAATCTGCAGTGGATTTTGTTCGCGCGTACGGGTTTGATGGATTGGATCTAGATTGGGAATATCCAGTGAGTGGCGGAATGCCAGAAAACGAACGTAGCCCTGAAGATAAGCAAAATCATACAAAGCTCTTAGAAGCAACTAGAAACGCATTAGATCAAGCGGGAGAGGAAGATGGCAAACAGTATTTGTTGACCATCGCCTCCTCAGCCTCCCCTAGTTATTTACAAAACAATGAGATGGAGAAGCTCGCACATATTTTAGACTGGATTCAAATTATGACGTATGATCTTAATGGCACATGGCAAATTCAAAATGGACATAATGCGCCATTATTTTATGACGAAGAGGCAACGGTTCCTTGGGCAGATGCACTCAATGTGGATGCCGCTATTCAAGGTCATTTAAACGCAGGTGTCCCTAAAGATAAGCTCTTAATGGGTATGCCTTTCTACGGATACGGCTGGAAAGGTTGTGACAGTGAAAATAATGGAGAATATGCTTTTTGTGACGGACCAGCTGATGTAGGAACGTGGACAAACGCTACGTTTGATTATCAAGACTTAAAAGAAAATTATATTAATCAAAATGGCTACAAGCGATATTGGAATGACAAATCCAAGGTGCCATTTCTTTATAACGAAGAAAATGGAACCTTTATCACGTACGACGATCCTGAATCAATTACGCATAAAGCCCAGTATGTAGTCGATCATGGGCTAGCCGGTGCGATGTTTTGGGAAACGAGCAATAATCGCGACGGAGAACTTGTCCAGTCTATCGCAGATGTATTTTCTGAAGATGATGAGCAGCAAACATGTCAAGTCGAGCGATGGTCCAAAGAAACGGTATATGTGAAAGGCGATCAAGTGAAGAAAGATGGACTTGTTTATGAAGCAAAATGGTGGACGCGAGGAGAAGATCCAAATCGTTCAGGCGAGTGGGACGTATGGAAAAAAGTTGATCAGTGTAACGATGATGTAGCTACCACTAGTTGGTTAAAAGATAAGATTTATACGAAAGGCGATCAAGTCGAACATCGTGGCGTTTGGTATGAAGCGAAATGGTGGACACGAGGAGAAGATCCAAGTCGATCAGGTGAGTGGGATGTATGGAAGAAAGTCACTCCTTAAGTAGTAGCATAGAATTGCAGTGAGTATTCTTATGCACGGTACATGTGCCAAATATGTGCCGTGTTTTTGCCGTTTCAAAAATAATAGAAGTGAATCAATTTCATAATAAGTAGTAGTCTTTTTCACGAATGTTAACAGTACTATTGTTTGTAACATTCGTCTTGTTCAATGGCGACGACCCCCTCGGGAACAGCATGTGTCCGAACACAATAGAGCGTTTTTTTTGCGGAAACGGCTGAGGCCGTGCCCGGGGCAAAGAAGACACCGTGAGCGCAAGTGATAACGTAGCGCAAACGAATGTCGCGCTTGTGCCTGTGGTGAAAGCGTCTATCCGCGCGATAAGTGATGACTATCAACTGAATGAAACTTTCCATTTTTGGATAAACGGCGACCCTTTTTAGACAGATCTACGCAAATGATAAAAGCAGAGTATCGTGATGTTATACATTCTCTTTAAGAGTAATGATAAAATTGACTCAAGCAATAAGGCTTTTTAACTAGTTTCGCACGATCGTAAAACAGGAATAATACGAAAAATAGGCAAGGGTGAAGAACATGAATATCTTTTTATTAAGTGCCATTATTTGTGCAATTGTTTTTTTCTTCAGTATGCGCATTGAAAAGCGAAGTATTTTTAACGGTATGTTCTTAACGGCAAGTCTATTATTATTTCTTGCAGGTGGCATAGCAGCCGCAACGACAGGACCTATGAGCAGAATTGATTATGTTATTTTAATTTTATCTGCATTGTTTGCTCTGATGAGTGTGCTTTTTTTACTCTTTGTTGTAGGATACATTATTCGAAATACGTGGAAACTTGTGAAGAAAGAAGGTAGAAAATGGAATAATTTTTTCTCCTTATCCATTAGCTTGTTTGTTATGGTGTTACTTATACTTATCCCAACCGCGTTGTTTACGATTGAACCTCTTGCGTTAACAACAACGGTTTATATTGGGCTATATGGCTTTTTGTTTTTATCCTTTTTGATTTCCTCCGTCCTATATCGGCAGATTCGACCTCATTACGATCAGGATTATCTTTTAATACTTGGAGCTGGATTGTTAAAGGGCGAGCGGGTTTCTCCAATATTAGCAAGCCGTTTAGACAGAGGCGTCTATTTCTATCACATGCAAAAAAACGTTGCCGCTCCACCCAAAATCATTGTGTCAGGGGGGAGAGGAGAAGATGAGTTAATTAGTGAAGCGGAAGCGATGAAAGCATATCTCATCAAGAAAAATATCCCCCCTCAGCAAATTATTTTAGAAGACCGAGCTCGTAATACCTATGAGAACTTCTTGTTTTCAAAGAAACTGATGGAGCAATCTAAGTCGTTAAAATTGGTATTTATTACGAATCACTTTCATGTTTTTCGATCGAGTTTACTTGCAAAACAACTCGCAATGCCTGCTGAAGGGATTGGATCACCAACAGCATGGTATTTTCAACCAAATGCATATACCCGTGAGTTTATTGGGGTCTTGTACATGAATAAGAAAAGCCATCTCGCTTTTTTTATACTCTATATTCTTGTTTCAGTCTATTTTTATTTAAGGTAGTGCAGGAAAATCATTTTAGGTTGTCAAATAGAATAGGTTAACCGAAAAAAGGAGGAATGAAAATGTTTGATGTATGGGACCATGAACTTCCAGAGATTAGTGGGGTTTCCCGATCGCGATCAAAGATTATTGAACAAATCCATTTCGTTCGTGACCAAGACATGCATTCACTTTGCTACATTCCACTTTTTGATCGAGAACAGCCAGTCACGTGGGGAGAGGACATTAAGCGTATAGTGGATGATTATAATGAGCAATTAAAAGGCATTACGCTTTTGACTGGTCATACGTTACCTTTATACGACGAGCTCCTTTTAGATTTAGAGAGCGGACAGGCATTTACGTTGAACAAGACACGGTTTGTCTTTATAACGCTTGATGGTACTGATTTAGAGTTAGCGGCAAATAAGCTTTACCATTTAGCTGTTGCGGGGTATTATCCCGTTCTTTTATATCCAGAAACCGACAAACGGATACAAAGAAATCCAGATTTACTGTATAAGTTCGTGAAGAATGGCGCGTATACAATGGTAAATGCGATGAGTCTGTTGCAAACAAACGACAAAGCGTTAAAAAAGTGTATTCGAACATTACTAAACGGAAACTTAATTCATATGATTGGCAACTATACGGAAATCCTCCTTTCAGAGCGTGGTGAACGAGATGAGGTAAAAAGAATCCTCACAAAATATAGCCCGGAACAGAGTGAGCACATTCAAAAGAATTTCAGTCATTTACTAAATCGTGCTCAAATCATCATTGAAGAACCACTTCACGTAGACAAACGCTCTTTTTCCTCCTTTTTTAGTAAATCAAGAGCATGATACACTAAGGAGGCAAGGAGGCGTTAAACGTGGAAGAAGTGGCAGAGCAGATTATCGTAACTATACAAAGCAAGGAAATGGATTGGTTTACAGCGTGGAACGTGAAAGGCTATATCCCGATGGACCATGGTATATTGCTGTATGTAACGCGTAAGGATGGTCAAGATGTTGTGGTGAGTATTCAAACAAAGGATCAATCCATTTACCAGTTGGAATTACTACGTAACAATGATAAGTTTGATCGAATTGTGTTAGGTGGTCGCTATGACGTGGAACAAGTGGAATTAGCGGAAGCGATTGATCAACTTTTAACAGTCTACCATTAAAAAGACGAGTCGCCCTCTTGAGAGGACGCCCCGTCTTTTTTTATGCATGTGGTTGTTGTTGTTTCTTTGCTTTTCGGAAGTAATAAAGAAAGGCAATACTTTTAATAATTCCTGAGACTTGGTCTGGTTGAGCCGTAACTGCTTCTTGTTTGGCCGCATTCACACGTGTCAGCGTATAGGTAGAAAGTGCAGATGAAGCACGGTGTGCAGCTTCTCCAGAATCATGAATCATGTCAAAAAGCGGGTTTAGTTTCGTTACCTTTTCATTCACGTCCATAATTGTTTCGTTTGTGTTATGTAGCGTAACTTTTACCTCACCTGTTATTTCGTCTAAACTTTTTTCTAGTTGTGCAACAGTTGTTGCAGTGTTGTCTAATGTTTTTGCTAAATTACGCATTGCAGGTAGTAAGCAAAAAACAGCAATTAAAAAAGCAATTGCAAAGACAAGTACGCCTATTCCTAACCAATCCATGTTCAAAAACCTCCTTTTTAAAATTATCGATTTGCTTCGATGAGATTCGCTAAATCTGCAAGCCATTCCCCTACAATCGGCAAAGGTTCAAATAAGCTAATAATGGCGAGGAGAAGAGAAATAAAAAGTGCGACTCCGATTGTCAATCCTACGCCTCTTGCGATACCAGCGATTAAATTTGATTTTACCACTTGTTTCGTATCTGTAAAATGAAAAGCCATATCTTTTAGACGTCCATTCGTTGTCACGTCTTCCAGTTTGTTTAATAATTCCTCAAAACGATCATTTTCATCCGCTTGTTTCTCAATTTCGCGCTGGCGATGCTTTGATGGAAGCATCCTGTTTTTTTGATCCTCTGTAAGTGGCAACGTCATCCCTCCCAACCAATCATTATCTCTATCCTATAACCGATTTAGGGGTGGGTTAAACCAAAAAGCCACCGAGCATTATGCGGTGACAACTGGTTTGGCTTTTAGCATGTATTGATACGCGACCGAACGTTCAATAAACGTGTCAACATTTATACCTATAGATTGACCAGCTTCAACAATTTTATGAATGAGCTGATGGTGGTGTGGGAATAGCACTTGATTATTGACGATCTGCTCAACGTCATACCCGCTCGATACGAATAATTTTTCAATTTCACTCTTCGTAAAAAAGCGGAAATGGGTTTTATCCAGTAAGCCCGCATCTACATAATTCCACGTTCCTCGAATCAGTTCTTCGATGATGGAGATATGACCGACATTCGGAATGCTTGCATAAATCGCTCCTGATTGTTTTAAGTAAGGTTTTACTTTTTCAAGTGTTGCCCACGGATCTAACGTGTGTTCAAGAACGTCTGCAAAAATAATTCCATCAAAATATCCATGGGCAAACGGCAGTGAATCTTGTTCAATGTTTCCAACAGTTACTGAATCGAGCTTTTTTCGTGCTTGATCAGCGGCATGTTGAAAAAGTTCAAAGCCGTGTACCTCGGCCTCGTAGGCGTCTTTAATTGCCGCACCTAACGCACCCTCTCCGCAACCAACATCCAGTAATACCTTACTCCCTGGATCGATTAATGAAAAAAGTTGTTGATTGATCCCTTGATAATACGTACTGGCTTTATTTTCATACTCTTTTTTCATACTAAACGCCTCCATTCTCGCAATAGTTTATGCAATGAATTAGGCATCTGTGCAGATTACGTTTGTTCGAGCAAACCAGGTCGCGTATGACCATTAAAGCCTTTCATCGTTGTTGCGGCACACAATGAGTTTAAGATCGCCTCTTCTACTACTTCTGCAGTGGCGGCGAATAGCTTAGACACGTCTTCATGTTGATCATGTAAAAACGAAACCTGCTGAAGAGAAAAAGGTGGATCATGAGGAATTCGATTTGCGGTAGAAAAAGCAATGACGATATCGCCACTTCCATTGGCGGCGAAAGACGCTGTACGTCCTAATCCAAGTGTGCCTCGTTTTGCGACACGTTTTAATTGGCGCGCATCGAGAGGCGCATCGGTAGCAAGAACGATAATAATGGAACCATCTGGAGGTGACGCACCGTCGTTTCCTGAAGCGATGGAAATTTGATTAGCGTGACGACTATATATCCAATCCTCTTTCTTTCCGTAATTCGTTAACACCAGACAGCCAACTGTGTAGGTGGAAACTACGCGGGAACTTGTGCCAATCCCGCCTTTAAAGCCTAAGCATGACATTCCTGTTCCAGCGCCGACCGCACCTTCTTGAGTAGGTTCAGTAGATGCTGTTTCAATCGCTTGAACAGCATCACTCGGTTTTACATGCATACGGCGTATGTCATTTAAGTACCCATCGTTACATTCCGCCGTCACGACGTTTACAGTACCTGTTGTCACACCAATTTGAGGATTTTGCGTTAGGAGGTAGGAAAGGGTTCCTTCGGTTACAGCTGGAACGGAGAACGTGTTTGTTAGCATGATAGGGCTCTCAAGTACACCTAATTCTTCAAGCTGAATGAGCCCTGTTGTTTTGCCAAAACCATTTAATACATAGGACCCTGCCTGTGCTTTTTCTTCAAACAGATTTCGACGATGAGGCAAAATCGCCGTTACGCCGGTTCGAATGTGTTCTCCTTCAATAAGCGTAGAATGACCTACTTGGACGCCTTCTACATCGGTTATGCAGTTATGCTTACTGGTAGTGAATCCTGGGAAAGAAAAGCCTGCTTGTCTCGCTGGAGAATGAAGCATGAAAAACCTCCTTTTCATCTATTTTACAAAAAACAATCAGAACGTAAAGCAAAATAAGAGGATGGATGCTATACTTTTTACTAGTTTACTGGGTAGGAGGAAAAGGAATGAACAACGTTCGATACGGTGGTTTGGAAGCTGGAGGCACAAAAATGATTTGTGTGGTAACAGATGAGGCAGGGGTTTGGTTGGATCGCCTTACGATCCCAACATTAACGCCAGAAGAAACCGTTCCACCTATTGTTGCTTTTTTTAAAAAGAATGGAATTACAAGTCTAGGGATTGGTAGTTTTGGTCCTCTAGACCTAAAAGAAGGCTCCGATACATATGGTTCTTTAGCGAGTACGCCCAAAAAAGGCTGGAAAGGCTATCCATTGTTAGATGCATTTAATGAACTAAATGTTCCGATCGAAATCACGACAGATGTAAACGGTGCGGCATTGGCGGAAGCGACAAAAGGAGCTGCTAAAGGGTTAGATAGCTGTATGTACATAACCGTTGGAACGGGAATTGGCGCTGGAGCAGTTGTAAATGGAAACGTATTAGAGGGATTATCCCATCCTGAAATGGGGCATGTACCAGTCAAACCACATAAGGATGATTCGTTTCAAGGTCACTGTCCGTATCATGGGACATGTGCAGAAGGGATGGCTGCAGGCCCAGCGATTGAAGCGCGTTGGGGGAAAGCCGGCATAGAGTTAGCGGGAGACGATAAGGTATGGCAGCTAGAAGCCTATTATCTTGCTCAAGCGATTGCAGCATATACGTACGTATTATCCCCGAAAAAAGTCATTATCGGTGGTGGAGTCATGAAGCAAAAACAGCTTTATGCCCTCATACGAGAAGAACTTGTCCAACAGCTAAATGGCTATATGGATATAGGAAATCCAGACGACTATGTTGTTCCTCCTGGCCTTCATGAACACGCTGGGATTGAAGGGGCATTGTTACTTGCCCGTCAAGCAGAAAGAAAACGTTAAATCCAAAAGCTATGATGGCTACATCCGTACCCATCATAGCTTTTTTATATGGAGAAGAAGGATTTTGTCGAATGGAACACGTATTTGTTAAAGGAGAGAAGAGGAGGCACAGCGAAAGAAGCGATACATACGATAGATTAGCATAGATAAGGGAGGTCTTTTCGATGTCTTATTCTCACTTTCAAGCTTATCCACATTCTGACCGTGTCTTAGAATTAACAAAAGAACTTGTTCATCAGCCGAGTATTTCTGGAACGACCCAAGAAAATCAAATGGCTGATTTAATTCATTCAATTTTGTTGCGCAACCCTTATTTTCAAAAGCATCCAGATAACGTAAAGCAGATTCCTTTAAAAGGAGATCCTCTAAATCGAATCGCCATTGTAGCGATGCTCGACAAAAACGCTCTATCAAAACGAGCGACGATATTACTTAGTCATTTTGACGTTGTCGGAGTGGATGATTTTGGCCTTTATAAGGAGGAAGCTTTTAAACCGGTTCAATTACAGCAGCGTCTTTTACAAGAGCAAGAAGGATTTTTAGACGAAGATGCTAGGAAAGATTTGCATTCCAATGACTACTTGTTCGGCAGAGGTTCAATGGATATGAAAGCAGGCCTAGCTATGCAGTTATCCATTATGGAAGACATTGCGAACGACGAGCATTCAAAAGAAAATATTTGTCTAGTTGCAGTTCCAGACGAAGAAAAATTGTCGCTTGGTATGTTTGCTGCTGTAGAAGAACTTGAACGCTACCAACAAGCTGGCTGGGAATTTTCCGCATGCATTTGCTCAGAACCGAATTTTTCAGCTTATCCAAACGATTTTAATAAATATATTTATACTGGTTCAACCGGTAAACTGTTACCGTTCATCTATTGTTTAGGAAGAGAGACACATGTCGGTCAACCCCTGGAAGGCATTAATGCTTCAGTTATGGCCGCGCAACTTGCAGTTGAAATGGAATGGTCGGATAGCTTCTCTGATCAACTAGATGGAGAGTCATCCCCTTCTCCAACGTGCTTGCGAATTCGTGATTTAAAAGAAACCTATGATGTTCAGACGCCTAATGAATCCTACTTGTTTTATAACGTACTCACCTTACATTCTAGCCCTGAGGCAGTCATGGAAAAAGTAAAACAGGCCTGTCTCCATGCAAGCGAAGCGATTTACGAACGATTGGTCAATCATCGACTTGCTTTTGGGACAGATGCTCTAGCTGCTGCTGTCCCGCAGCCAAAAGTGTACACGATTACAGAACTTTATGAGCGAGGAATCGAAAAGTACGGCGTTTCTTTTAAACAATCTTATGAAACCATTATCGAAGAAAGCATCGCAGAGAATGATAATTTTACTGATCAAACATTGACTGTCGCAAGAAACTTATCATCCTATTTCTTAGATCTCGCACCCTTTTATTTATTGTTGTTACAGCCACCTTATTACCCGCACGTCAAGCTGGATGAAACGAAAGATGATGCCATCCTCCAGCTAACTAAATCGTTGCAACACATTGGAACCGAATCGTTTCAAGAATCCATTGTATTAAAGACATTTTTCCCTGGATTGTCTGATGTGAGTTACCTCCGCTCTAAAGGTGACGAGCGAGCAGAAACAACGCTAACAACCTTTATGCCACTCTATAATAAGAATTACCTAATCCCTATTCAGGCCATTCAGAAACTCAATGTGCCAACGATTAACGTAGGCCCATTTGGAAAGGATGCGCATAAACGAACAGAGCGATTACAGCTGTCTTATTCAACAAAAGTAGCCCCAGTTTTGTTACGTTATGCGACAAAGCATTTAGCCTAGGCTTGATGGGTTTTGGGTGAGGAATGTTAGACACAATCTAAAAAAATTGCTCTAGCTCAAATGCTCCTTTAAGAACCTAGTCGGTCAAGAGGGCTCTGCTAGAGCTTTTTTTCATTTACCATACCAACTGTCGTTAAGAGAAAGTGTCGTTTTGATGCAAAACAATAAAACAGAAAAATTGTAAATTTTATAGGTAGAGGATGAAATCGTAGTGTACACTAGAAAGAGGGTTTGAAGTGTGAACAAGTAAGGAGTATACATATGAAAACATCATCCTTGGTAACGGCTGGTCTCTTACTCGGAATTTTTATGGCAGCGATTGATAATACCATTGTTGCAACGGCTATGGGCACGATTGTAGGGGACTTGGGAAATTATGATCAGTTTGTCTGGGTCACCGCAGCATACATGGTTGCGATGATGGCAGGTATGCCGATCTATGGCAAATTATCTGACATGTATGGAAGAAAACGGTTCTTTTTATTTGGTTTAATTGTTTTTTTAATTGGCTCTATTTTATGTGGGTTGGCTGATTCTATGAATCAACTTATTGCCTTTCGAGTAATTCAAGGAATTGGTGGAGGCGCATTAATGCCAATCGCATTTACGATTATTTTTGATATTTTCCCACCTGAAAAGAGAGGGAAGATGACAGGGTTAATCGGCGCTGTTTTTGGCGTTTCTAGTGTGTTTGGCCCGTTAATGGGTGCGTTTATTACGGAAACGTTAAGCTGGCATTGGATTTTCTATATTAATGTACCGATCGGTGCAGTTGCATTGTATTTAATTGGTCGTCATTATAAAGAAACGTTGGAAACGAGAAAACAGAGAATTGATTGGCTTGGGGCTTCCACACTTGTTATTGCGGTTGTTTGTTTAATGTTCGCGTTGGAATTAGGCGGAGAAGCTTATGGTTGGTCTTCACCAGAGCTTTTGGCTTTATTTGCCTTAGCGTTGGTCGCTTTCATTGTTTTTG includes:
- a CDS encoding M20/M25/M40 family metallo-hydrolase, producing MSYSHFQAYPHSDRVLELTKELVHQPSISGTTQENQMADLIHSILLRNPYFQKHPDNVKQIPLKGDPLNRIAIVAMLDKNALSKRATILLSHFDVVGVDDFGLYKEEAFKPVQLQQRLLQEQEGFLDEDARKDLHSNDYLFGRGSMDMKAGLAMQLSIMEDIANDEHSKENICLVAVPDEEKLSLGMFAAVEELERYQQAGWEFSACICSEPNFSAYPNDFNKYIYTGSTGKLLPFIYCLGRETHVGQPLEGINASVMAAQLAVEMEWSDSFSDQLDGESSPSPTCLRIRDLKETYDVQTPNESYLFYNVLTLHSSPEAVMEKVKQACLHASEAIYERLVNHRLAFGTDALAAAVPQPKVYTITELYERGIEKYGVSFKQSYETIIEESIAENDNFTDQTLTVARNLSSYFLDLAPFYLLLLQPPYYPHVKLDETKDDAILQLTKSLQHIGTESFQESIVLKTFFPGLSDVSYLRSKGDERAETTLTTFMPLYNKNYLIPIQAIQKLNVPTINVGPFGKDAHKRTERLQLSYSTKVAPVLLRYATKHLA
- a CDS encoding glycosyl hydrolase family 18 protein gives rise to the protein MYKKRISVCLIIITLLFFGSFDQAKAEQAEKKIVGYYPSWVAEERGYEVTDIPAENMTHIMYAFANVCWNGVHGNLDPSGPNPQEWACEDENGAIDVPNGTIVLGDPEQDVHKMYPGDHEDETIKGNVKQLQKLKEEHPHLKTVISVGGYTWSNRLSLVAATEETRETFAQSAVDFVRAYGFDGLDLDWEYPVSGGMPENERSPEDKQNHTKLLEATRNALDQAGEEDGKQYLLTIASSASPSYLQNNEMEKLAHILDWIQIMTYDLNGTWQIQNGHNAPLFYDEEATVPWADALNVDAAIQGHLNAGVPKDKLLMGMPFYGYGWKGCDSENNGEYAFCDGPADVGTWTNATFDYQDLKENYINQNGYKRYWNDKSKVPFLYNEENGTFITYDDPESITHKAQYVVDHGLAGAMFWETSNNRDGELVQSIADVFSEDDEQQTCQVERWSKETVYVKGDQVKKDGLVYEAKWWTRGEDPNRSGEWDVWKKVDQCNDDVATTSWLKDKIYTKGDQVEHRGVWYEAKWWTRGEDPSRSGEWDVWKKVTP
- a CDS encoding bifunctional 2-polyprenyl-6-hydroxyphenol methylase/3-demethylubiquinol 3-O-methyltransferase UbiG; protein product: MKKEYENKASTYYQGINQQLFSLIDPGSKVLLDVGCGEGALGAAIKDAYEAEVHGFELFQHAADQARKKLDSVTVGNIEQDSLPFAHGYFDGIIFADVLEHTLDPWATLEKVKPYLKQSGAIYASIPNVGHISIIEELIRGTWNYVDAGLLDKTHFRFFTKSEIEKLFVSSGYDVEQIVNNQVLFPHHHQLIHKIVEAGQSIGINVDTFIERSVAYQYMLKAKPVVTA
- a CDS encoding YdcF family protein yields the protein MNIFLLSAIICAIVFFFSMRIEKRSIFNGMFLTASLLLFLAGGIAAATTGPMSRIDYVILILSALFALMSVLFLLFVVGYIIRNTWKLVKKEGRKWNNFFSLSISLFVMVLLILIPTALFTIEPLALTTTVYIGLYGFLFLSFLISSVLYRQIRPHYDQDYLLILGAGLLKGERVSPILASRLDRGVYFYHMQKNVAAPPKIIVSGGRGEDELISEAEAMKAYLIKKNIPPQQIILEDRARNTYENFLFSKKLMEQSKSLKLVFITNHFHVFRSSLLAKQLAMPAEGIGSPTAWYFQPNAYTREFIGVLYMNKKSHLAFFILYILVSVYFYLR
- a CDS encoding DUF948 domain-containing protein, producing MDWLGIGVLVFAIAFLIAVFCLLPAMRNLAKTLDNTATTVAQLEKSLDEITGEVKVTLHNTNETIMDVNEKVTKLNPLFDMIHDSGEAAHRASSALSTYTLTRVNAAKQEAVTAQPDQVSGIIKSIAFLYYFRKAKKQQQPHA
- a CDS encoding DUF5665 domain-containing protein, whose amino-acid sequence is MPLTEDQKNRMLPSKHRQREIEKQADENDRFEELLNKLEDVTTNGRLKDMAFHFTDTKQVVKSNLIAGIARGVGLTIGVALFISLLLAIISLFEPLPIVGEWLADLANLIEANR
- a CDS encoding ROK family protein; this encodes MNNVRYGGLEAGGTKMICVVTDEAGVWLDRLTIPTLTPEETVPPIVAFFKKNGITSLGIGSFGPLDLKEGSDTYGSLASTPKKGWKGYPLLDAFNELNVPIEITTDVNGAALAEATKGAAKGLDSCMYITVGTGIGAGAVVNGNVLEGLSHPEMGHVPVKPHKDDSFQGHCPYHGTCAEGMAAGPAIEARWGKAGIELAGDDKVWQLEAYYLAQAIAAYTYVLSPKKVIIGGGVMKQKQLYALIREELVQQLNGYMDIGNPDDYVVPPGLHEHAGIEGALLLARQAERKR
- a CDS encoding CpsB/CapC family capsule biosynthesis tyrosine phosphatase, translating into MFDVWDHELPEISGVSRSRSKIIEQIHFVRDQDMHSLCYIPLFDREQPVTWGEDIKRIVDDYNEQLKGITLLTGHTLPLYDELLLDLESGQAFTLNKTRFVFITLDGTDLELAANKLYHLAVAGYYPVLLYPETDKRIQRNPDLLYKFVKNGAYTMVNAMSLLQTNDKALKKCIRTLLNGNLIHMIGNYTEILLSERGERDEVKRILTKYSPEQSEHIQKNFSHLLNRAQIIIEEPLHVDKRSFSSFFSKSRA
- a CDS encoding P1 family peptidase codes for the protein MLHSPARQAGFSFPGFTTSKHNCITDVEGVQVGHSTLIEGEHIRTGVTAILPHRRNLFEEKAQAGSYVLNGFGKTTGLIQLEELGVLESPIMLTNTFSVPAVTEGTLSYLLTQNPQIGVTTGTVNVVTAECNDGYLNDIRRMHVKPSDAVQAIETASTEPTQEGAVGAGTGMSCLGFKGGIGTSSRVVSTYTVGCLVLTNYGKKEDWIYSRHANQISIASGNDGASPPDGSIIIVLATDAPLDARQLKRVAKRGTLGLGRTASFAANGSGDIVIAFSTANRIPHDPPFSLQQVSFLHDQHEDVSKLFAATAEVVEEAILNSLCAATTMKGFNGHTRPGLLEQT